The DNA window TCATAAAAGTGGCGGACAGCAAGGTGCCGTTAACCCGCCGTGTCAATGACAAAGAGCTGGTCAATGACATTACTCTGACCGCCGCCGATGTCGGCGCCTACAGCAAGGAAGAAACTAATACGCTGATTAAAGACAGCGATGCACCGATCATGCAGGAAGCCCAGAAGGCTTTACATGAAGCCCATCGGGCTTTGAAAGATGCGGACAGCAAAGTGCCGTTAACCCGCCGTGTCAATGATAAAGAGCTGGTCAATGACATCACCCTGGTAGCGGCCGATGTCGGCGCCTATACCAAAGAAGAAACTAATACGCTGATCAAAGACAGCGATGCACCGATCATGCAGGAAGCCCAACAGGCCCTGAAAGCCGCGGAAAGCAAAGTGCCGTTAACCCGCCGTGTCAATGATAAAGAGCTAGTCAATGATATTACCCTGGTGGCGGCCGATGTCGGCGCCTATACCAAAGAAGAAACTAATACGCTGATTAAAGACAGCGATGCGCAGGTCATAAAAGTGGCGGACAGCAAAGTGCCGTTAACCCGCCGTGTCAATGACAAAGAGCTGGTCAATGACATCACCCTGACCGCCGCTGATGTCGGCGCCTACAGCAAGGAAGAAACTAATACGCTGATCAAAGACAGCGATGCACCGATCATGCAGGAAGCCCAGAAGGCTTTACATGAAGCCCATCGGGCTCTGAAAGATGCGGAAAGCAAGGTGCCGTTAACCCGCCGTGTCAATGATAAAGAGCTGGTCAATGACATCACCCTGACCGCCGCTGATGTCGGCGCCTATAACAAGGAAGAAACTAATACGCTGATTAAAGACAGCGATGCACCGATCATGCAGGAAGCCCAGCGGGCCCTGAATGAAGCTCAACAGGCCGTGAAGACAGCGGACAGCAAAGTGCCGTTAACCCGCCGTGTCAATGATAAAGAGCTGGTCAATGACATTACCCTGACCGCCGCCGATGTCGGCGCCTATACCAAGGACGAAACCGATACGCAGGTCATGAAAGTGGCGGACAGCAAGGTGCCGTTAACCCGCCGTGTCAATGATAAAGAGCTGGTCAATGACATTACCCTGGTAGCGGCCGATGTCGGCGCCTATACCAAGGAAGAAACCGATGCGCGGATCAAAGACGGTGATACGCAGGTCATGAAAGTGGCAGACAGCAAGGTGCCGTTAACCCGCCGTATCAATGATAAAGAGCTGGTCAATGACATCACCCTGGCAGCGGCCGATGTCGGCGCCTATACCAAGGACGAAACCGATACGCGGATCAAAGACAGTGGTACACCGATCATGCAGGAAGCCCAACAGGCCCTGAAAGCCGCGGAAAGCAAAGTGCCGTTAACCCGCCGTGTCAATGATAAAGAGCTGGTCAATGACATCACCCTGGTGGCGGCCGATGTCGGCGCCTATACCAAGGACGAAACCAATACGCGGATCAAAGACAGTGGTACACCGATCATGCAGGAAGCCCAACAGGCCCTGAAAGCCGCGGAAAGCAAAGTGCCGTTAACCCGCCGTGTCAATGACAAAGAGCTGGTCAATGACATTACCCTGACTGCCGCCGATGTCGGCGCCTATACCAAGGAAGAAACCGATACGCGGATCAAAGACGGTGATGCGCAGGTCATGAAAGTGACGGAAAGCAAGGTGCCGTTAACCCGCCGTATCAATGACAAAGAGCTGGTCAATGACATCACCCTGGCAGCGGCCGATGTCGGCGCCTATACCAAGGACGAAACCGATACGCAGGTCATGAAAGTAGCGGACAGCAAGGTGCCGTTAACCCGCCGTATCAATGATAAAGAGCTGGTCAATGACATCACCCTGACCGCCGCCGATGTCGGCGCCTATACCAGGGACGAAACCGATGCACGGATCAAAGACAGCGGTGCACCGATCATGCAGGAAGCCCAACAGGCCCTGAAAGCCGCGGAAAGCAAGGTGCCGTTAACCCGCCGTGTCAATGACAAAGAGCTGGTCAATGACATTACCCTGGCAGCGGCCGATGTCGGTGCCTATACCAAGGACGAAACCGATGCGCAGATCATGAAAGTGGCGGACAGCAAAGTGCCGTTAACCCGCCGTGTCAACGACAAAGAGCTGGTCAATGACATCACCCTGGTGGCGGCCGATGTCGGCGCCTATACCAGGGACGAAACCGATGCACGGATCAAAGACAGCGGTGCACCGATCATGCAGGAAGCCCAACAGGCCCTGAAAGCCGCGGAAAGCAAAGTGCCGTTAACCCGCCGTGTCAATGACAAAGAGCTGGTCAATGACATTACCCTGGCAGCGGCCGATGTCGGCGCCTATACCAAGGACGAAACCGATACGCGGATCAAAGACAGTGGTACACCGATCATGCAGGAAGCCCAACAGGCCCTGAAAGCCGCGGAAAGCAAGGTGCCGTTAACCCGCCGTGTCAATGACAAAGAGCTGGTCAATGACATTACCCTGGCAGCGGCCGATGTCGGCGCCTATACCAAGGACGAAACCGATACACGGATCAAAGACAGCGGTGCACCGATCATGCAGGAAGCCCAGAAGGCTTTACATGAAGCTCATCGGGCCCTGAAAGATGCGGAAAGCAAAGTGCCGTTAACCCGCCGTATCAATGACAAAGAGCTGGTCAATGACATTACCCTGGTGGCGGCCGATGTCGGGGCTTATACCAAGGACGAAACCGATGCACGGATCAAAGACGGTGATGAGCAGGTCATGAAAGTGGCGGAAAACAAAGTGCCGTTAACCCGCCGTGTCAATGATAAAGAGCTGGTCAATGATATTACCCTGGTAGCGGCCGATGTCGGCGCCTATACCAGGGACGAAACCGATACGCGGATCAAAGACAGCGGTGCACCGATCATGCAGGAAGCCCAACAGGCCCTGAAAGCCGCGGAAAGCAAGGTGCCGTTAACCCGCCGTGTCAATGACAAAGAGCTGGTCAATGACATCACCCTGGTGGCGGCCGATGTCGGCGCCTATACCAAGGACGAAACCGATGCGCAGATCATGAAAGTGGCGGACAGCAAGGTGCCGTTAACCCGCCGTGTCAATGACAAAGAGCTGGTCAATGACATCACCCTGGTAGCGGCCGATGTCGGCGCCTATACCAGGGACGAAACCGATACACGGATCAAAGACAGCGGTGCACCGATCATGCAGGAAGCCCAGAAGGCTTTACATGAAGCCCATCGGGCCCTGAAAGCCGCGGAAAGCAAGGTGCCGTTAACCCGCCGTGTCAACGATAAAGAGCTGGTCAATGACATTACCCTGGTGGCGGCCGATGTCGGCGCCTATACCAAGGAAGAAACCGATGCGCGGATCAAAGACGGTGATGCGCAGGTCATAAAAGTGGCGGACAGCAAGGTGCCGTTAACCCGCCGTGTCAACGATAAAGAGCTGGTCAATGACATTACCCTGGTGGCGGCCGATGTCGGCGCCTATACCAAGGAAGAAACCGATGCGCGGATCAAAGACGGTGATGCGCAGGTCATGAAAGTGGCGGACAGCAAGGTGCCGTTAACCCGCCGTGTCAACGACAAAGAGCTGGTCAATGACATTACCCTGATAGCGGCCGATGTCGGGGCCTACAGCAAGGAAGAAACTAATACGCTGATCAAAGACAGCGATGCACCGATCATGCAGGAAGCCGAGCGGGCCCTGAAAGCCGCGGAAAGCAAAGTGCCGTTAACCCGCCGTGTCAATGATAAAGAGCTGGTCAATGACATTACCCTGGTGGCGGCCGATGTCGGGGCTTATACCAAGGAAGAAACCGATGCGCGGATCAAAGACGGTGATGCGCAGGTCATGAAAGTGGCGGACAGCAAGGTGCCGTTAACCCGCCGTGTCAACGACAAAGAGCTGGTCAATGACATTACCCTGACCGCCGCCGATGTCGGGGCTTATACCAAGGAAGAAACCGATACGCGGATCAAAGACGGTGATGCGCAGGTCATGAAAGTGGCGGACAGCAAGGTGCCGTTAACCCGCCGCATCAACGACAAAGAACTGATCAATGACATTAAACTGGCGGCGGCCGATGTCGGGGCTTATACCAAGGAAGAAACCGATGCGCGGATCAAAGACGGTGATGCACAAGTCATGAAAGTGGCGGACAGCAAGGTGCCGTTAACCCGCCGTATCAACAACAAAGAGCTGGTGAATGACATTAAACTGGTGGCGGCTGATGTCGATGCCTACAATAAAGAAGAAACCAGCCAGCTTATTGATAATATTCATGAGCTAGTAAACTCTGCCAATAACAATGCTGATAGCAAAGTGCCAATGACTCGTACAGTGAATAATAAAGCGCTGTTAACAGACATTACACTTACTGCATCTGATATAG is part of the Xenorhabdus cabanillasii genome and encodes:
- a CDS encoding phage tail protein, coding for MSTKYFSLLTDSGANKLENAATSGSKLEITHMAVGDGNLSTPNANQTQLINERHRAEIDRLFIDPKNPNQVIVEQVLPEDEGSWWIREIGLFDKDGTLVAVGNCAELYKSQMHEQTIRMLLPIDNINLIGSFDELFSGLATRRYVRDRIRNHAESRNHPDATLKNKGFVILSNAVDSNSEAHAATSKAVKSANELAQKAYDLANPENAKKKWVPLTRRVNDKELVNDITLVAADVGAYTKEETNTLIKDSDAQVMKVTESKVPLTRRVNDKELVNDITLTAADVGAYSKEETNTLIKDSDAPIMQEAQKALHEAHRALKDADSKVPLTRRVNDKELVNDITLTAADVGAYTKEETNTLIKDSDAQVIKVADSKVPLTRRVNDKELVNDITLTAADVGAYSKEETNTLIKDSDAPIMQEAQKALHEAHRALKDADSKVPLTRRVNDKELVNDITLVAADVGAYTKEETNTLIKDSDAPIMQEAQQALKAAESKVPLTRRVNDKELVNDITLVAADVGAYTKEETNTLIKDSDAQVIKVADSKVPLTRRVNDKELVNDITLTAADVGAYSKEETNTLIKDSDAPIMQEAQKALHEAHRALKDAESKVPLTRRVNDKELVNDITLTAADVGAYNKEETNTLIKDSDAPIMQEAQRALNEAQQAVKTADSKVPLTRRVNDKELVNDITLTAADVGAYTKDETDTQVMKVADSKVPLTRRVNDKELVNDITLVAADVGAYTKEETDARIKDGDTQVMKVADSKVPLTRRINDKELVNDITLAAADVGAYTKDETDTRIKDSGTPIMQEAQQALKAAESKVPLTRRVNDKELVNDITLVAADVGAYTKDETNTRIKDSGTPIMQEAQQALKAAESKVPLTRRVNDKELVNDITLTAADVGAYTKEETDTRIKDGDAQVMKVTESKVPLTRRINDKELVNDITLAAADVGAYTKDETDTQVMKVADSKVPLTRRINDKELVNDITLTAADVGAYTRDETDARIKDSGAPIMQEAQQALKAAESKVPLTRRVNDKELVNDITLAAADVGAYTKDETDAQIMKVADSKVPLTRRVNDKELVNDITLVAADVGAYTRDETDARIKDSGAPIMQEAQQALKAAESKVPLTRRVNDKELVNDITLAAADVGAYTKDETDTRIKDSGTPIMQEAQQALKAAESKVPLTRRVNDKELVNDITLAAADVGAYTKDETDTRIKDSGAPIMQEAQKALHEAHRALKDAESKVPLTRRINDKELVNDITLVAADVGAYTKDETDARIKDGDEQVMKVAENKVPLTRRVNDKELVNDITLVAADVGAYTRDETDTRIKDSGAPIMQEAQQALKAAESKVPLTRRVNDKELVNDITLVAADVGAYTKDETDAQIMKVADSKVPLTRRVNDKELVNDITLVAADVGAYTRDETDTRIKDSGAPIMQEAQKALHEAHRALKAAESKVPLTRRVNDKELVNDITLVAADVGAYTKEETDARIKDGDAQVIKVADSKVPLTRRVNDKELVNDITLVAADVGAYTKEETDARIKDGDAQVMKVADSKVPLTRRVNDKELVNDITLIAADVGAYSKEETNTLIKDSDAPIMQEAERALKAAESKVPLTRRVNDKELVNDITLVAADVGAYTKEETDARIKDGDAQVMKVADSKVPLTRRVNDKELVNDITLTAADVGAYTKEETDTRIKDGDAQVMKVADSKVPLTRRINDKELINDIKLAAADVGAYTKEETDARIKDGDAQVMKVADSKVPLTRRINNKELVNDIKLVAADVDAYNKEETSQLIDNIHELVNSANNNADSKVPMTRTVNNKALLTDITLTASDIDTYTRGEIDQQIHTVRKLANDANNNVNGKVPLTRTVNSKALLADIVLTAYDVGAYSKNEVDSRIGKVNANANSRLAKNENGADIPDKNAFVRNLGLANLVGLNIESRLIGQDATVIRLGDIVQINGTAVASDSIQAVNMSVIGGITYYTNYYKVQLPISLSNGIISCHASIVGDNFDAQSPGYPADVKTQRNNPDGMGISKDTLTISVTTPQLGWIPQFYYEVMGY